Part of the Engraulis encrasicolus isolate BLACKSEA-1 chromosome 23, IST_EnEncr_1.0, whole genome shotgun sequence genome is shown below.
tgtgtgtgtgtgtgtgtgtgtgtgtgtgtgtgtgtgtgtgtgttctctcctgtcctcctctccgtctccttcctctcccttcatctcttctcctcccctcccttctcttctgtgcattgtccatggtatttggcccactgtgtgtgaagtttgagTGACGCATTGtagggatatgaggttttgtaatgtttggttgtgtgtgtgtttggctagtgtatgttgaaagtgtgACGTGTGTTGAagacatgctgtgtttgtgtgagttgtaggcctatagcttactgtatgtgaggtttgggtgatggtgtgtagcctatatggtacagTAGGGCTATGTGAGAAGCATGTGTGAtgcgattcactgttttcagaggaaatggaataaaaacaatgaaaagcaggtaataaaaataattatagaATGGACAGTGAATTatgttgagtataatatttatattgtttatctgtgttgaggacatagtttaacaaaatatttaaaagaaattaatgcatggtttattttggtgagataaaaaaaaatggctagttggccttccatttggctagtaagaaaaaatgtctactagccaaattgcctgcagtgttgccagatgtgtctgaccaaatcccgcccaaaaggttctcaaaaaccgccaaaatgcgctaaattccgcccaaattcaacaaattacgttgacttctatgggcccaaaacggcttaaaaacccgccaaatggccaatttttcccgtttttgcccgccgacgctcactccaagtagcccaattgggcgggcacccgcccaatctggcaacactgattggctggtggtggaaaaagttaatttagtgcCCTGCTTGCCATGCTCGCAAAGGGTTTTGCAAATGTTGTACTTAAAAGATCTGTTGTAAATGTTTCTCTACTCCTTTGAAGGTTTTTCAGCTATTTCATTTGAAAAAAGTTAAAGACCCAccaggaaactcccattgtcattatgacgcAACACTCCacaacataaaatacacacaatggaattgaatttatgcctcacgactcgtgcaagggggcagtcccactGGCACCccaagcagtgcagtgcagcaggcCGGTACCCTGCTCATGGTACcccagtcacggaggaggatgggagacatCCAGACATCCAGATCTCTGTGGAAATGTAATGTCCCAGAAAGGTCATTTCCCATTTGATGTTGACCTATGCCCATTGTAAGTCTTGTAGCTCAGCCTAAAGCctacccctccaccctcctctctgatGTGATCTTTTgatgttgtttttctttcttgctaTTGATCCtgctgtgttgtgatgtctgTGTAGGCTGGACTGGCCCGTGAGGACCCTCAGCTTCAGCCACGATGGGAAGATGCTGGCCTCAGCCTCCGAGGACCACTTCATCGACATTGCAGAGGTCGAGACAGGTGAGTGAGGCTTAGCAGGGGGAAGCAAACCAACCAAGGGGGGATACACTGAAAATTGAAATTGCACTTATTTTAAGTCATGATTTCATAGCATTAAAGCAGAATTTGGGCCCATTCCAACATGCAGTTGTTTTGCTTAaaggacagtttggtcaatttcaacatgcagttgtattgctcacgctacccttgacttgtcagtacctggtgatgccacatttttcggctcagccctttccgagatatgagcaattctaatgggggcagcgtttgtttatattttaaaaaaatgaatcataggccaactccaaatattttcttcaaaggtactgctgtttgctagttgtctgctgatgttttataacattttggatgtttttgggaataaataaaaatgtttttttgaaatgtaaacaaagagctgcccccattacaatgaccaggatctcggaaacggctgaagaagaagaaaaaaaaacctcaggcactgacaagtccagggtagtgtgagcattacaactgcatgttaaaattgaccaaactgtccctttaagccactCTTGTCTGGTCCGCGCCCTAGGACTTGGCTTTTATTTTTGCCAAGCCCTGTCCAATATCCTGTTAACTGGGGGTATGGTTTATTACCTGGTCCAGTGCAGGGGGTTGGAGCAGGTGCTGCAGTGACCCTTACTGATTTCTCTTGTTTACATAGTTTTCAAAATGTCTTAACATTTATCAATGCTAATACACGAAAAAGAGCAAGCAACAAGATGGTAGATAATGAATAAAATTTATTTTAATTAAAATACTTCATATGAATGTCGcaattttttaaatataaaaatataatattTGACATACTCTAAATCAATAATATTATTAAATATTGATGAACGAATATAGTTTCTGCATCATTAGCGCAAAAAAATTGCTAAGCAATAGTGCCAAAATATATTTCatctgggctgctgctgctgttgctgtattGAAAACAGCCAGTCCTCCTTGTTGGAACCAAGTCAGCAgctgcagcctcctctcctcctccaagagagcaccctccttctccttctccttctccttctccttctccttctcatcctcctcatgGATGGTCAGATGCTTCTGCACCAGCTCTCGGTCTCCAGCGTTGGGGATCAGCTCAGGGCTCTCACTGGCCTGGGAAGGCTGATCACCTCCGCCTGGCAAGGGAAGGGAGAGGACATCCATTCATTCAATCAGTCAAATCTATGGATCTATTTATTATCTACTGATATAGCATCATAATCCATCCAAATTTATTTGTATACAATAGCACATTTTCATATGTAATCTTCATTCAATGTGCCTACAAAAAAAGCCTAAAACTTGATTTTATGAAATCAAATCAGAAATTGTTTTGAATGTTctgtgcaattaaaaaaaaaaaatgaatacaatatatattattttaaactTACTGCTATCTCCTTTGGACAAATCCTTGGAGAGTTGCTCCAGGTGACGCAGTAGATCCATGTCAATGCCagctgttaaaaaatatatagaaaatgtCTTGATTAAtatctgtgagaatgactggagcCACGCCACGCCAGACACGCCAACATTttttgtttcatgtgtaacagacaatagtgttttatctaatctaatctaatattaaGTAATCAGTTTGTAGTATTCCAGACTCGTAAAGAAAGCAAAGTAAAATGTAAATAATTGAAAGGTAACGATAGTTTTAAGAAAATATATGGATAGCGAGTTGGAGGAATAGAGCAACTTATAGACACGGATGGCATAATACTTACAGGACAAGTTGGCATAGACGAACTCAAGCAGGCCAATACTGAGTGGAATCTCAGCCTGGGACACAGCCCGGGGTCTTCCTCTGGCATCCCCACATGTACTTCTGGGCTGACCACATCCTGGCTGTGCTGGGTAGCATGAACCCAGGCCTTGTGGAAGACTATGTTCTCAATCCTGATGTCCTCCACATTCTGATAAAGAGTCTCCCACTTCACTGGACGTGGACGTGGGGCCTTCACGGGTTCCTCTTCATACTCAGTAATAATATCCATCACATGGACCTCCTTCCTCTTTCTATCGGCCATTTGATTTCTCAGTTGCTTGGCCTCTTTTCGTAGTTTTTTCTTGCTTGGGTTAGCCAGTCTCTTCCAAATTCCTTTGCCGGATTTCTTCTTGTTGCTGTTATCTACCTTAGTGCTCCTTGATCTCTGATCATCATCAAAGTTCTCTCCAGGAGCAGGTAGGCAGCAGCAGAAAAAATCTCGAAGTCTCATGGTTAAAAAGCAGCTGTTCTCTTTGGTGTCTCAAGTCAGACTGAGCTGATCTTTGTTAAATTACTGAAGATTCTAGTTTGAAAATTCTAGTCTGGAGTTCTTAAGTAAACATTCTATGAGATATTGTCATGGCAATATGGTTTTGGTTTGAATATCAGTAACAAAGCCTTTTAGAATGTTGATGCTGTGATGCCCATCTCACTCATTTTTGGCAGTTCATTGTCATCATGAaagtggtagctttgaagatgactacagccatcacgttgtgtgatttcgttttcagCAAGTTtaagtcagggctcaaaagatatgcgagctcagcttaccatggtgctggttacaatggctatcgatacccatgtgagaagagcccataacagcttaacagctgtgatgcatcgcatgaccgttcagaaattaaataggcctacttatattcacaatactatgaatggtgtttttatttattaggggtgaatcactgctgcgatttgcagtcactgcataaatcacgttgatatctcagcattgaaagtttatctgacCGCTATGatttacagttgtgctcatatgtttacataccccagcagaataaacgctttctctgctatttctcacaaaatatgaaggattacacacaACCTtgtttttcactcatggctagtgactggcttaagatatttattagcaatattctgtgtttactctttcaaaagcatgatcacaacccaaactacccaaatgaccctgttcaaaagcttacataccctagtttctgatgctgaatatggccctgtttaacatcagggatcgctctaaattgtttgtggtagttgtggataaggctcttaatgttctcagatgacaaaacagcacattcttcctggcagaatagttgtttcctataatatctttgggtgtcttgctggaacctcacatttgaggtttcccctgagtggctgaatgatgttgagatcaggagagtgagatggtcgctcaaaaaccttcattttattctttctgaagctaatgatgggttgatttggctttctgtgtcgaaatattgtcatgttggcaccgttggaatttcaattcagaaatgcaatatgaggagtttggttggaatcaagccaatgggcaagggaatcattgcattgcaatgatcattgcaagggaaattgttcaggaggcataggacaaccaaaaaataacttcaggtgaaatataggacaacatgaaaacatgttttaaactgtacaggaaagaggcacttgaggaaagatgggctgttgggggttgccaggagaaagccattactacaaaaatgcaaacatgttattttgcatatgatacaccaaata
Proteins encoded:
- the LOC134440163 gene encoding uncharacterized protein LOC134440163, with translation MRLRDFFCCCLPAPGENFDDDQRSRSTKVDNSNKKKSGKGIWKRLANPSKKKLRKEAKQLRNQMADRKRKEVHVMDIITEYEEEPVKAPRPRPVKWETLYQNVEDIRIENIVFHKAWVHATQHSQDVVSPEVHVGMPEEDPGLCPRLRFHSVLACLSSSMPTCPLALTWIYCVTWSNSPRICPKEIAAEVISLPRPVRALS